A DNA window from Brassica napus cultivar Da-Ae chromosome C1, Da-Ae, whole genome shotgun sequence contains the following coding sequences:
- the LOC106372710 gene encoding subtilisin-like protease SBT4.2: MGALPSKASYTPMSHHHNILQEVVKSSSVEDSLVRNYGRSFNGFAAKLTESERDNLAGLEGVVSVFPSTFYKLLTTRSYEFMGLGDKSKQVPEVETNTIVGVIDGGIWPESKSFSDEGIGPIPKKWKGTCAGGTNFTCNKKVIGARHYVQDSARDDDGHGSHTASTAAGNKVKGVSVNGVAKGTARGGVPLGRVAVYKVCEPAGCNAEGILAAFDDAIADGVDVITISMGGGVTKVDVDPIAIGSFHAMTKGIVTTVAVGNDGSKLGLASNLAPWLISVAAGTTDRRFVTDVVNGDGKTLHGRSINDFDLKGKKYQLAYGKTASNNCTEELARGCASGCLNTVQGKIVVCDVPDNVMEPKSMGAVGVILHVTDVDSPGLGPIPVTTLDDTNYDAFRSYVLTSPNPQGTILKTETVKDNNAPIVASYSSRGPNTLFSDILKPDITAPGVNILAAYSPLGQTALPGQSVGYYFMSGTSMACPHVAGVAAYVKTFHPDWSASAVKSAIMTTAWAMNASKNAEGEFAYGSGHVNPTVAVDPGLVYDIAKEDYLNMLCSFDYSAKGISTLGGGDFTCSEKSKLTMRNLNYPSMTTKVSASSSSSDITFSRTVTNVGRNISTYKAKLTGNPKLSITVEPQTLSFKSSWEKKSFTVTVSGKSLAQISGIVSASLVWSDGTHNVRSPIVVYT, translated from the exons ATGGGAGCTCTTCCTTCAAAAGCTTCTTACACTCCTATGTCTCACCATCATAATATCCTTCAAGAAGTTGTCAAATCAAG CTCCGTAGAAGATTCTTTGGTCAGAAATTATGGAAGAAGTTTCAACGGTTTTGCAGCCAAACTCACTGAATCTGAAAGAGACAACCTTGCTG GCCTGGAAGGTGTGGTTTCGGTATTCCCAAGCACCTTTTATAAGCTTCTTACGACAAGGTCTTACGAGTTCATGGGACTTGGTGACAAGAGCAAGCAAGTTCCTGAGGTGGAGACCAATACAATAGTTGGTGTAATAGACGGAGGAATATGGCCTGAATCCAAGAGCTTTTCAGACGAAGGCATTGGCCCTATACCAAAAAAATGGAAAGGAACTTGCGCTGGAGGAACTAACTTCACATGCAACAA AAAGGTGATTGGAGCACGACACTATGTTCAAGACTCGGCGAGAGATGATGATGGTCACGGGTCACACACGGCTTCAACAGCAGCTGGAAACAAAGTAAAAGGAGTGAGTGTAAACGGTGTGGCCAAAGGAACGGCTAGAGGTGGTGTGCCTCTAGGTAGAGTTGCCGTTTACAAAGTTTGCGAGCCAGCAGGTTGCAACGCAGAAGGTATTTTAGCTGCGTTTGATGATGCTATAGCCGATGGAGTCGATGTTATAACCATTTCCATGGGAGGAGGTGTTACTAAAGTCGATGTTGACCCTATCGCTATTGGATCATTTCATGCCATGACCAAAGGGATTGTTACCACAGTAGCTGTCGGGAATGACGGTTCTAAACTTGGACTAGCGTCTAACCTTGCACCATGGCTCATATCCGTGGCTGCAGGTACAACTGATCGAAGATTTGTTACTGATGTGGTTAATGGAGATGGCAAGACGCTTCAT GGAAGATCGATCAATGACTTTGACTTAAAGGGAAAGAAGTACCAATTGGCGTATGGAAAAACTGCTTCAAATAACTGCACAGAGGAGCTAGCAAG GGGTTGCGCCAGTGGTTGCCTGAACACAGTGCAGGGAAAGATCGTTGTGTGCGATGTTCCAGATAATGTTATGGAACCTAAATCAATGGGAGCTGTTGGAGTTATCCTTCATGTAACAGATGTTGATAGTCCCGGTCTTGGTCCAATTCCGGTCACAACCTTAGATGATACCAACTATGATGCATTCAGATCTTACGTTCTCACCTCACC AAACCCACAAGGAACTATACTGAAGACTGAGACGGTTAAAGACAACAATGCTCCGATTGTTGCTTCCTACTCTTCTCGTGGTCCAAACACTCTCTTTAGCGACATTTTGAAG CCTGATATAACAGCTCCAGGAGTGAATATCTTAGCAGCATATTCACCATTGGGTCAAACTGCACTTCCTGGACAAAGCGTGGGCTACTATTtcatgtctggaacatctaTGGCTTGCCCTCATGTCGCTGGTGTAGCTGCATATGTCAAGACATTCCATCCTGATTGGTCTGCTTCTGCTGTCAAATCTGCTATCATGACTACTG CTTGGGCAATGAACGCTTCAAAAAATGCAGAAGGTGAGTTTGCATACGGATCAGGACATGTTAACCCTACAGTGGCAGTTGATCCAGGGCTTGTTTACGACATAGCCAAAGAGGATTACTTAAACATGCTCTGCTCTTTCGACTACTCAGCCAAAGGCATTAGTACTCTCGGCGGTGGAGACTTTACTTGTTCCGAGAAATCAAAGCTGACCATGAGAAATCTCAACTACCCTTCAATGACAACCAAAGTttcagcttcttcatcatcctcaGATATCACATTTTCAAGAACGGTAACCAACGTTGGGAGAAATATATCCACTTACAAAGCAAAACTGACTGGGAACCCTAAACTCAGTATCACGGTTGAGCCACAGACACTCTCTTTTAAGTCATCTTGGGAGAAGAAGAGTTTCACTGTTACCGTCTCCGGCAAGAGTCTTGCACAAATTTCTGGTATTGTGTCAGCATCTCTGGTTTGGTCGGATGGAACACACAATGTGAGAAGTCCTATTGTTGTATATACTTAG
- the LOC106372711 gene encoding protein FRA10AC1: MASSATIRSEIYDREERKQQYQAHIRGLNAYERHKKFLKDYVRFYGKDKPTEVKLPLKTDHDTLREGYRFIRSEEDDLNPSWEQRLVKRYYDKLFKEYCIADMSRYKTGQMGLRWRTEKEVMSGKGQFMCGSKQCHEIEGLASYEVNFSYHEAGEHKQALVKLVTCERCAEKLYYKRGKDAERSESKEKKRQKRKRNRSSSEDDIEEEERRKGKKNKSKLEGCEREGKDDENFDEFMEGMFPGKGDN; encoded by the exons ATGGCTTCTTCGGCAACTATCAGATCTGAAATTTACGACCGAGAAGAACGCAAGCA GCAATACCAAGCGCACATTCGTGGCCTCAATGCTTATGAACGCCACAAGAAGTTCTTGAAAGACTACG TTCGTTTCTATGGCAAGGACAAGCCGACAGAAGTCAAGCTCCCGCTTAAAACCGACCACGACACACTTAGAGAAGGATACCG GTTTATACGTTCTGAAGAAGATGATTTGAACCCTTCTTGGGAGCAAAGGCTGGTGAAGCGATACTATGATAAGCTTTTTAAGGA ATACTGTATAGCTGACATGTCAAGATACAAGACTGGTCAG ATGGGTTTAAGATGGAGAACGGAAAAGGAAGTAATGTCAGGCAAAG GGCAGTTTATGTGTGGGAGCAAACAATGTCATGAAATAGAAGGGTTAGCGAGCTATGAG GTGAATTTTTCTTATCACGAAGCTGGAGAACACAAACAAGCCCTTGTTAAACTCGTAACTTGTGAGAG ATGTGCTGAGAAGCTTTACTACAAAAGAGGAAAGGATGCTGAAAGATCAGAgagtaaagaaaagaaaaggcaGAAACGTAAACG GAATCGATCAAGTAGTGAAGATGACATAgaggaagaggaaaggagaaAAG GAAAAAAGAACAAGTCCAAGCTGGAAGGTTGTGAGAGAGAAGGCAAGGATGATGAAAACTTCGACGAATTCATGGAAGGAATGTTTCCGGGGAAGGGTGATAATTAG